The sequence AGTAATCACCAACATAGCCCATAATACATAGGTGTGTTCGTTAAATGCTGTCTCGATGATCGCATCTTTTGACCAGAATCCTGCTAGTGGCGGCAATCCGGCGAGTGCAACAGACGCGATGGTCATGTAGATCCATGTTCCTCTCATCTTCTTTCTAAGTGCACCCATTTTAAAGAGATCAAGCTCATCATGCATCGCATGCATTACGTTACCTCCACCAAGGAAGAGGAGTGCTTTAAAGAATGCGTGTGCTGCAAGGTGGAACATTGCGATCCAGTACGCACCCAGACCTGCTGCTGCAAACATATACCCTAACTGTGAAAGTGTAGAGTATGCAATAATTCTTTTCAAGTCACGTTCAACCAGTGCCATTGAAGCTGCATAGAATGCAACAAATGTACCAAGTGATGCAATGAAGAAACTCACCCCTGCAACTTCTTCCATACTATAAAGCGGGTTAGATCTTATGACAAGAAATACCCCTGCTGTTACCATCGTTGCTGCGTGAATCAATGCAGAAACAGGTGTAGGACCTTCCATAGCATCTGTCAGCCATGTGTGAAGAGGGAACTGTGCTGATTTACCCATTGCACCGATAAAGAGTGCGATCGCCGCTGTTACAAGGACTGTTTCGCCAAGATATGGAAGCTGAGCAAATACTTCGTCATACTGTAAAGAACCAGTGTTCCAGTAAAGGATAAAGATACCGACCAACATACCAAGGTCGGCAATACGGTTCATAATAAATGCTTCATTCGCTGCCCATGACGGAGAGATAGAAGGATTGTCTTCTCTTGCCTGATCCGGCTTATGATACCAGAAACCAACAAGCAGCCATGAACAGACACCAACACCTTCCCAACCTATAAAGAGACCGGCAAAGTTATCTGACATCACAAGTATCATCATAGAGAATACAAATGCTGAGAGATATGAGAAGAATCTGTTAAAACTCTTATCATGATCCATATATCCAATCGCATAGATATGTACTACAGTAGAAACCAAAGTCACCACTGTCATCATCGTTACAGAGATCTGGTCAACTACAAAACCAAACGGTATATTTAGGTCTCCTGCATTGATCCAATCCATCATCGTTACATGTACGACCGTACCTGTTGTGTAGAGGTTGAATGCCAATGTTGCCGAAGCAACAAATGCTACACCTATAAGTATAGAACCCACGATACCTACAAATATTTTTCTTTCACTCATACCAAATAAAGCTGCAAAAAGAGAACTTACAAATGGTGCAAAAAGTGCTACATATACTAAATTTTCCATTATTATCCTCTCATACTTGCAAGGTCGTCAAGATCAAGACTTCCTGTTTTTTTATACAATACAATCAATATACCTAGACCCACTGCCACTTCACTCGCTGCAATCGCAATGATAAAGAATGCAAACATTTGACCTGTCAAATCATTGTAATAGTGTGAAATCGCTGCAAATGCTATATTGACTGCATTCAGCATAACCTCAGTTGCGAAGAAAAGCATTAAAAGGTTTCTTCTTCTAAGTACACCGATCAATCCTATAGAGAAGAGTATCGCAGATACAATCAAATAGTGAGAAAGACCTATTA is a genomic window of Sulfurovum sp. XGS-02 containing:
- the nuoK gene encoding NADH-quinone oxidoreductase subunit NuoK: MIGLSHYLIVSAILFSIGLIGVLRRRNLLMLFFATEVMLNAVNIAFAAISHYYNDLTGQMFAFFIIAIAASEVAVGLGILIVLYKKTGSLDLDDLASMRG
- the nuoL gene encoding NADH-quinone oxidoreductase subunit L; the protein is MENLVYVALFAPFVSSLFAALFGMSERKIFVGIVGSILIGVAFVASATLAFNLYTTGTVVHVTMMDWINAGDLNIPFGFVVDQISVTMMTVVTLVSTVVHIYAIGYMDHDKSFNRFFSYLSAFVFSMMILVMSDNFAGLFIGWEGVGVCSWLLVGFWYHKPDQAREDNPSISPSWAANEAFIMNRIADLGMLVGIFILYWNTGSLQYDEVFAQLPYLGETVLVTAAIALFIGAMGKSAQFPLHTWLTDAMEGPTPVSALIHAATMVTAGVFLVIRSNPLYSMEEVAGVSFFIASLGTFVAFYAASMALVERDLKRIIAYSTLSQLGYMFAAAGLGAYWIAMFHLAAHAFFKALLFLGGGNVMHAMHDELDLFKMGALRKKMRGTWIYMTIASVALAGLPPLAGFWSKDAIIETAFNEHTYVLWAMLVITAGMTAFYSFRQIFLSFHGEDRHTPLGFHPHEMYKFVLVAMSPLAVLAIITGWFMGSYKAFIYEIGNTVQYEMSEHTHHLATYLGLIVIFFALSGIAYAYYRYARTGEKAWKRSEKVESGFFYKLLANQYYVPKFYEEFITKPYMMISEKFWTQVDLKIVDATVDNIAKFLYGSGDKTRSMQTGNLSNYLNWMAVGAVLLLVIAAISAMIG